The Toxotes jaculatrix isolate fToxJac2 chromosome 14, fToxJac2.pri, whole genome shotgun sequence genome window below encodes:
- the dtna gene encoding dystrobrevin alpha isoform X4 codes for MIEDCGRSGDNMADRRQLFVEMRAQDLDSIRLSTYRTACKLRFVQKKCNLHLVDIWNVIEAFRENGLNTMDLNAELSVARLEVVLSTIFYQLNKRMPTTHQINVEQSISLLLNFLLAAYDPEGRGKISVFVMKMALATICGGKILDKLRYIFSLISDSAGILVYSQFDQFLREVLKLPMAVFEGPSFGYTEQAARTCFSQQKKVSLNTFLDTLMSDPPPQCLVWLPLMHRLANVENVFHPVECSYCHTESMMGFRYRCQQCHNYQLCQDCFWRGHASGSHSNQHQMKEYTSWKSPAKKLSHALSKSLSCASSREPLHPMFLEMPEKPLNLAHIVDTWPPRPVNITNDYSLSHSMPTSGNPYSTKNKNNDVEQRKPLTGAAPHLLKGRGLNYNLDVADRLADEHVLIGLYVKLLQNNPRTCLLESSNHQDEEHSLIARYAARLAADAAQAQQQRVPTDLPCSLDANKQQRQLIAELESKNREILQEIQRLRLQHEEASQPPPDKGQQNPTLLAELRHLRQRKDELEQRMSTLQESRRELMVQLEQLMMLLKLEEERKQATQGPGSPRSSPSHTISRPIPTPIHSDSAGTTPTHTPQDSLMGVGGDVQEAFAQGPRRNLRNDLLIAADSITNTMSSLVKELNSEGGSETESTVDSDFGRGDLLATTSSDPFITYKPRSSSAAEQESFENDLEQQLEDELKLEELLKHRQEPDKPCMVTLQQ; via the exons ATGATTGAAGACTGCGGGCGGAGCGGTGACAACATGGCAGATAGAAGGCAACTGTTTGTCGAGATGA GGGCTCAAGACTTGGATTCCATACGACTGTCAACTTACAGAACAGCCTGCAAACTCAGATTTGTGCAGAAGAAATGCAATT TGCATTTGGTTGATATTTGGAATGTCATTGAGGCTTTTCGAGAGAACGGCCTCAACACCATGGACCTCAACGCTGAGCTTTCTGTGGCTCGTCTAGAAGTGGTACTGTCTACCATTTTTTACCAGCTGAACAAACGCATGCCCACCACCCACCAGATCAACGTGGAGCAGTCCATCAGCCTGCTGCTCAACTTCCTGCTGGCAGCCTATGACCC GGAGGGCCGTGGCAAGATATCTGTCTTTGTTATGAAGATGGCCCTAGCAACCATCTGTGGTGGGAAAATTCTGGATAAATTAAGAT ATATTTTTTCACTGATATCAGATTCCGCTGGAATATTGGTGTACTCACAGTTTGACCAATTTCTGAGGGAGGTTCTCAAATTACCTATGGCAGTTTTCGAGGGACCTTCTTTTGGTTACACAGAACAAGCGGCAAGAACCTGCTTTTCACAGCAG AAAAAGGTCTCCCTCAACACATTCCTCGATACGTTGATGTCAGACCCGCCCCCTCAGTGTCTGGTGTGGTTACCGCTCATGCATCGGCTCGCCAACGTGGAGAACG tCTTTCACCCGGTCGAGTGCTCCTACTGCCATACTGAGAGTATGATGGGCTTCCGCTACCGCTGCCAGCAATGTCATAATTACCAGCTCTGTCAGGACTGCTTCTGGAGGGGGCATGCCAGCGGTTCCCATAGCAACCAGCACCAAATGAAGGAGTATACGTCATGG AAATCCCCTGCTAAGAAGCTATCCCATGCACTCAGTAAGTCACTGAGCTGTGCATCCAGCAGAGAGCCTCTTCACCCCATGTTTCTTGAAATGCCAGAGAAACCTCTCAACCTAGCTCATATTGT AGACACGTG GCCGCCAAGACCGGTGAACATCACCAACGActactcactctctcactccatGCCTACATCAGGGAACCCTTACTCCACCAAAAA CAAGAATAATGATGTTGAGCAAAGAAAGCCCTTGACTGGGGCTGCTCCACATCTGTTGAAAGGGAGAGG GTTGAACTACAACCTCGATGTTGCCGATAGACTTGCTGACGAACATGTTCTCATTGGCCTCTATGTGAAACTGCTCCAAAACAACCCCAGAACATG TTTGCTGGAGAGCAGTAACCATCAAGATGAAGAGCACAGTCTCATTGCCCGCTATGCTGCTAGACTGGCTGCTGATGCTGCG CAGGCTCAACAGCAGAGGGTCCCCACAGACCTCCCCTGCTCTCTGGATgccaacaaacagcagaggcagCTTATTGCTGAGCTCGAGAGCAAAAACAG AGAAATCCTGCAGGAAATCCAGCGGCTGCGCCTTCAGCACGAGGAGGCCTCCCAGCCTCCTCCTGACAAGGGTCAGCAGAACCCCACTCTGCTGGCTGAGCTACGACATCTCAG GCAACGCAAAGATGAGCTTGAACAAAGAATGTCTACTCTGCAGGAGAGTCGCAGGGAACTCATggtgcagctggagcagctaATGATGCTTCTCAAG CTGGAAGAAGAACGGAAACAAGCC ACTCAGGGTCCCGGCTCTCCACGCTCTTCCCCCAGCCACACCATCAGCCGGCCAATACCCACACCAATCCACTCGGACTCTGCCGGCACGACCCCGACTCACACACCTCAGGACTCACTCATGGGCGTGGGAGGGGATGTTCAGGAGGCCTTCGCTCAGG GTCCAAGGAGAAATTTGAGAAATGACCTGCTCATTGCTGCTGACTCCATCACCAACACAATGTCGTCACTGGTTAAGGAGCTGAATTCAg aaGGTGGAAGTGAGACTGAGAGCACTGTGGATTCAGACTTTGGACGTGGTGACCTGTTGGCCACAACTTCTTCAGATCCCTTCATCACCTATAAACCAAG GAGCTCCAGCGCTGCAGAGCAGGAGAGCTTTGAGAACGATCTGGAGCAGCAGTTGGAGGACGAGCTCAAGTTGGAGGAGCTACTGAAGCACAGGCAGGAACCAGACAAACCATGCATG GTGACTCTGCAGCAGTGA